In one window of Candidatus Scalindua sp. DNA:
- the trpA gene encoding tryptophan synthase subunit alpha, translating into MIQSKNVNRIDKKFQQLKERGETAFIPFITAGDPSLEVTKSLILEFDKRGADLIELGIPFSDPIADGPVIQSSYYRALQGGVKIADVLKLIKGVREKSEIPIVSMISYSLLYRYGSEKFLREAAEAGMDGATIPDLPIEEADSVIDVGNQVDFKVVCFIAPTTTDSRIERIVAKSGGFIYYISVVGITGARNSLSDDLLDNIRKIKSRTDLPVALGFGISTPEQARMAGKMADGVIVGSAIMREIERHAKDESHMLVQNVGMFLKNLVESSKGRV; encoded by the coding sequence GTGATACAATCAAAAAATGTGAATAGAATTGATAAAAAATTTCAACAATTGAAAGAGAGGGGTGAGACGGCATTTATCCCCTTTATTACGGCAGGTGATCCAAGTTTAGAAGTGACTAAGTCGTTAATTCTGGAATTTGACAAAAGAGGTGCTGATTTGATAGAATTGGGTATTCCTTTTTCTGATCCAATTGCGGATGGTCCGGTAATACAATCATCGTATTACCGAGCACTTCAAGGTGGCGTCAAAATTGCTGATGTTTTGAAATTGATAAAAGGTGTACGGGAAAAGTCAGAAATTCCGATAGTATCGATGATTTCATACAGTTTATTGTATAGGTATGGCTCTGAGAAATTCCTGAGAGAAGCCGCTGAAGCGGGAATGGATGGTGCTACCATTCCTGACCTTCCAATTGAAGAGGCAGATAGTGTAATTGATGTTGGTAATCAGGTAGATTTTAAGGTAGTTTGCTTTATTGCACCGACAACAACTGATAGCCGAATAGAACGTATAGTGGCAAAATCAGGTGGGTTTATTTACTATATATCTGTTGTGGGAATTACTGGGGCGAGAAATTCACTGTCTGATGATCTTTTAGATAATATTCGTAAAATAAAAAGTAGGACAGACCTGCCTGTAGCTTTGGGTTTTGGGATCTCAACTCCTGAACAAGCCAGAATGGCAGGGAAAATGGCTGATGGTGTTATTGTTGGAAGTGCTATTATGAGAGAGATTGAAAGGCATGCAAAAGATGAAAGCCATATGCTGGTTCAAAATGTTGGGATGTTTTTGAAGAACCTGGTGGAAAGTTCGAAAGGGAGAGTTTGA
- the trpB gene encoding tryptophan synthase subunit beta — translation MRAGINNKTEQQDLKYDRTVPDRSGHFGKYGGKFIPETLMPALEQLEREYLQAKNDTEFNADLQYYLKEYVGRPSPLYHARRLSEKLNGPKIYLKREDLNHTGAHKINNTMGQVLLAMRMGKKRIIAETGAGQHGVATATAAAMFGLKCDVYMGEEDMRRQALNLFKMRLLGANVIPVNSGSRTLKDATNEALRDWMSSVRETHYIIGSVVGPHPYPLIVRDFQTIIGRETKEQILAMENRLPDWIIACVGGGSNAIGIFYPFIGDKEVKLIGVEAGGVGFDVGQHAASLSKGEKGILHGSLSYVLQDSDGQTSKVHSISAGLDYPGVGPEHSYLKDMKRAEYVSVTDDEAVQAFNVCARLEGIIPALESAHAIAYTMKFAPSVDKNKIIVINLSGSGDKDSTEVAKKLGMCL, via the coding sequence GTGAGAGCAGGAATAAACAATAAAACAGAACAGCAAGATTTGAAATATGATCGAACTGTTCCTGACAGGAGCGGGCACTTCGGTAAATACGGTGGTAAGTTTATACCAGAAACGCTTATGCCGGCTTTAGAACAGCTGGAAAGAGAGTATCTTCAGGCCAAAAATGATACTGAATTTAATGCGGATTTGCAATATTACCTGAAAGAGTATGTTGGAAGACCTTCACCTCTTTATCATGCAAGAAGACTCAGTGAAAAGTTAAACGGACCGAAAATCTATTTAAAAAGGGAAGATCTTAATCATACCGGAGCACACAAGATCAACAATACAATGGGCCAGGTACTGCTTGCAATGCGAATGGGCAAGAAACGCATCATTGCTGAAACTGGAGCTGGCCAGCATGGTGTTGCTACCGCAACTGCAGCGGCTATGTTTGGCCTTAAATGCGACGTTTATATGGGTGAAGAAGATATGCGGCGACAGGCCTTGAATTTGTTCAAAATGAGGTTGCTGGGTGCAAACGTTATTCCTGTCAATAGTGGTTCCAGAACTCTTAAAGATGCCACAAATGAGGCACTTCGTGATTGGATGTCCTCGGTAAGGGAAACACATTACATAATTGGTTCGGTAGTAGGGCCGCATCCATATCCATTGATAGTGAGGGACTTTCAGACAATTATTGGCAGGGAAACTAAAGAACAGATTCTTGCAATGGAAAACAGATTACCAGACTGGATAATTGCCTGTGTCGGTGGTGGTAGTAATGCTATAGGTATTTTTTATCCATTTATCGGGGATAAAGAAGTAAAGCTGATCGGAGTTGAGGCAGGAGGTGTTGGTTTTGATGTCGGGCAACATGCCGCTTCTCTTTCTAAGGGTGAAAAGGGAATACTTCACGGAAGTTTGAGCTATGTTTTGCAGGATAGTGATGGTCAAACATCAAAAGTACATTCGATCTCAGCAGGCCTGGATTATCCGGGAGTAGGCCCGGAACATAGTTATTTAAAGGATATGAAGAGGGCAGAATATGTTTCAGTTACTGATGATGAGGCGGTTCAGGCCTTTAACGTCTGTGCACGATTAGAAGGTATAATTCCGGCGCTTGAGTCTGCTCATGCGATTGCTTATACCATGAAATTTGCTCCTTCGGTAGATAAGAATAAAATTATAGTCATCAATCTTTCGGGAAGCGGAGATAAGGATTCTACGGAAGTAGCTAAAAAGTTGGGAATGTGTTTGTGA
- a CDS encoding hydroxylamine oxidoreductase: MIQFARRYAICTAIFALVATCTVVTAGFSSKANADEAAPTFQDVASSIFGQAVGPDDSGEVYVFGLTAKYTGPDEVMPGEGKFKNIFYFLPVTAMYYDPAHYYVSTQKVEGEFKTEECVLCHTIQTPRIVVDWKASKHFKGGKTSDMDKEQVVGCDACHGNNHQQLVMPDHGVCGKCHVQQRADHITGGLGSHAHAWHIEVNEFAWQIGKPGEEVASCAQCHGIVSNRCDGCHTRHQFKQSEARKPETCGVCHMGVDHAEYEFYYNSYHGKILMMEGDTWDWEQKMTPKNYRVPTCAYCHMGEEGNHNTQAVSTVYNHMGMFQVDKGAPRYKSKRDAWIKRCQGCHSPRFAEEQLSAADEQIHISFTKWREAVNIIVGLYLEGLLDPMPADLAPDWTGGHTLSLLPGGSPRFYNVSDIERMAIEMIVYQVTAVYKAAFHFAIDDVSYNAGAFPMDRKLIEIKSEASKLRRISTIEKEVGIEHKAYDFWKHGEYTDLLTGWKRKEGDVLPKSECRHGDHPCFDEPAH, from the coding sequence ATGATTCAATTTGCACGGAGATACGCAATATGTACGGCCATTTTTGCTTTAGTTGCCACCTGCACGGTTGTAACGGCCGGATTCAGTTCAAAAGCAAACGCAGATGAAGCTGCACCAACATTTCAGGATGTTGCATCTTCCATTTTTGGCCAGGCAGTCGGGCCAGATGACAGCGGTGAAGTTTATGTTTTCGGTCTTACCGCGAAATACACTGGACCTGATGAAGTGATGCCAGGTGAAGGTAAGTTCAAAAATATATTCTATTTCTTACCCGTAACTGCAATGTACTACGACCCAGCCCATTACTATGTTTCAACTCAAAAGGTTGAGGGTGAGTTTAAGACGGAAGAGTGTGTATTGTGTCACACTATTCAAACTCCTAGGATAGTAGTTGATTGGAAAGCAAGTAAGCATTTCAAAGGTGGAAAGACTTCAGACATGGATAAAGAGCAGGTTGTTGGTTGTGATGCCTGTCATGGAAATAATCATCAGCAATTAGTTATGCCTGATCATGGTGTCTGTGGAAAATGTCATGTACAGCAGAGAGCTGATCATATTACCGGTGGCTTGGGTTCACATGCTCATGCTTGGCATATTGAGGTAAATGAGTTTGCATGGCAGATTGGAAAACCTGGTGAAGAGGTTGCCAGCTGTGCACAGTGTCACGGTATTGTATCAAACAGATGTGATGGATGTCACACAAGGCACCAGTTCAAACAGTCAGAAGCCAGGAAGCCTGAAACATGTGGTGTTTGCCATATGGGTGTAGACCATGCTGAATATGAGTTTTATTACAACTCATATCATGGTAAAATTCTGATGATGGAAGGTGATACATGGGATTGGGAACAGAAGATGACTCCGAAAAATTACCGTGTTCCTACCTGTGCATATTGTCACATGGGTGAAGAGGGTAATCACAATACCCAGGCTGTTTCCACTGTGTATAATCACATGGGTATGTTCCAGGTAGATAAAGGTGCTCCGAGATATAAATCTAAGAGAGACGCCTGGATAAAGAGATGTCAAGGGTGTCACTCTCCACGTTTTGCTGAAGAGCAATTAAGTGCTGCTGACGAACAGATTCATATCAGTTTTACTAAGTGGCGTGAAGCTGTTAACATCATTGTAGGCTTGTATCTTGAAGGATTGCTTGATCCAATGCCAGCTGATTTGGCACCTGACTGGACCGGTGGGCATACACTCAGTTTGTTACCGGGTGGTTCACCAAGGTTCTATAATGTGTCGGACATTGAGAGAATGGCAATTGAGATGATTGTTTATCAGGTAACTGCTGTTTATAAGGCTGCATTCCATTTTGCAATTGATGATGTTTCTTATAACGCAGGTGCGTTCCCAATGGATAGAAAACTCATTGAGATTAAATCAGAGGCTTCTAAGCTCAGAAGGATATCAACCATCGAGAAAGAGGTTGGTATAGAGCATAAGGCTTATGATTTCTGGAAACATGGTGAGTACACTGACTTGCTGACTGGTTGGAAGAGAAAAGAAGGTGACGTTCTTCCTAAGAGTGAGTGTAGGCATGGAGATCATCCTTGCTTTGATGAACCAGCGCATTGA
- a CDS encoding YncE family protein, producing MKKGSLFWSILGAGLVSLAISQSASAGFIQGTRVRTEHPSPFHVSVSPDGGTLFLANQSGHSVTFVDTRTRKVTGEVPVQVQPEATVCTQDGRTLYVCNAESDSVSIIDVGTKAVIKTIKVGDWPCSIKLSKDGSKAYVCCSGSMWNTVDIIDTAMNNKIGEIRTSDYGPRDIAISPDGKKAAVVLDTTGKINRCVDFIDLATGRVTETRVVPGSANFRGVEYTPDGKYVLFTMEQPKNWLPVCEAENAQIFSNNVAMVETRAGGKVAQFPLDEHNNYDGNPYGIAICPEGKYVYIGVRGMHRVTILDLGKMTEIIQTSSQDELDEMKDDLTIMVDYLVKRVNVGLGPSSVALSPDGKICYAANYFSNNVSVIRTPLD from the coding sequence ATGAAAAAAGGGAGTTTATTTTGGAGTATCCTCGGGGCCGGCTTGGTATCTCTGGCGATATCTCAAAGTGCCAGTGCCGGTTTTATTCAGGGTACAAGGGTGAGGACTGAACATCCTTCCCCGTTTCACGTATCGGTTTCTCCTGATGGCGGTACGTTGTTTCTTGCAAATCAGTCAGGCCACAGTGTGACTTTTGTTGATACGAGAACAAGGAAAGTTACCGGTGAAGTGCCTGTTCAGGTACAGCCGGAAGCAACGGTATGTACTCAAGATGGGAGAACGCTGTATGTATGTAACGCTGAAAGTGATTCAGTTTCCATCATTGATGTGGGCACCAAGGCAGTAATAAAGACCATCAAAGTTGGCGACTGGCCATGCAGCATAAAGCTGTCTAAGGATGGTTCGAAGGCATATGTGTGCTGCTCAGGAAGTATGTGGAACACTGTTGATATCATTGATACAGCAATGAACAACAAAATCGGTGAGATCAGGACATCTGACTATGGTCCAAGGGATATAGCGATATCTCCTGACGGGAAGAAAGCCGCGGTTGTTCTTGATACGACGGGCAAAATAAACAGGTGCGTTGATTTCATTGACCTTGCAACAGGCAGGGTTACTGAGACAAGGGTAGTACCCGGTAGCGCCAACTTCAGGGGCGTTGAGTATACTCCTGATGGTAAGTACGTTCTCTTTACGATGGAACAGCCAAAGAACTGGCTGCCTGTCTGCGAGGCTGAAAATGCCCAGATTTTCTCAAACAATGTTGCAATGGTTGAGACGAGGGCTGGCGGTAAAGTTGCACAGTTTCCACTCGATGAGCACAACAATTACGATGGTAATCCCTATGGAATCGCAATCTGTCCAGAGGGTAAATATGTGTACATCGGTGTAAGGGGTATGCACAGGGTTACTATTCTTGATCTGGGTAAGATGACAGAGATCATCCAGACCAGCTCACAGGATGAGCTGGATGAGATGAAGGATGATCTTACGATTATGGTAGACTACCTGGTGAAGAGGGTGAATGTAGGACTCGGGCCAAGTTCAGTTGCGCTGTCTCCGGATGGTAAGATATGTTATGCTGCGAACTATTTTTCGAATAATGTATCCGTAATCAGGACTCCGCTTGATTGA
- a CDS encoding sigma-54 dependent transcriptional regulator → MKSRVLVADDEERMIRNIGVILEEVAGVELVKVQSELSILDFINCERVHLVITDLRSPRIGRLEFLRRLKSKDPELPVIIITGDDSVEIAVKAMKEGAFDYIPRPFEGDALAVAIKKAIKIRSLTIENRYLRNELESHYNFGTIITNSPKMLEVLLLAGDVSRTDSTVSIYGESGTGKELVAKAIHFNSLRKSGPLVTINCAALPENLLESELFGYEKGAFTGAEKSKKGRFELANGGTLFLDEISEMNPVIQAKVLRVVEERELERLGGSETVKVDVRIICASNKDLGQLVKEGDFREDLFYRINVFPIQIPPLRERSEDIISLVNTFIERYSVKMGKCLMKISRNAEKLLISNVWEGNIRELKNCIERAVILCKGDTIHEEHLPLNLTKQGNSNGKCGDKGKKEVSIDFEIPPEGICLEEVEKTIVLQALKKSNNNKTKAAKMLGLTRGTLRYRLEKYGSN, encoded by the coding sequence ATGAAAAGTAGGGTACTGGTAGCTGATGATGAAGAGCGGATGATCCGAAATATTGGGGTTATTCTTGAAGAAGTGGCAGGTGTAGAACTTGTTAAAGTGCAGAGTGAATTGTCAATATTAGATTTTATCAACTGCGAAAGAGTGCATTTGGTTATAACCGATCTGAGGTCACCCAGGATTGGTCGTCTTGAATTCTTGAGGCGTTTAAAATCGAAGGATCCGGAACTGCCGGTCATTATTATTACCGGAGATGACTCCGTGGAAATAGCGGTTAAGGCGATGAAGGAGGGGGCATTTGACTATATCCCCAGACCTTTTGAGGGGGATGCTCTGGCTGTTGCGATTAAAAAGGCTATTAAGATTAGATCTCTTACAATTGAAAATAGATACCTGCGCAACGAATTAGAGTCGCATTACAATTTTGGGACTATCATTACCAACTCTCCCAAAATGCTTGAAGTTCTTTTGTTGGCAGGCGATGTATCAAGGACAGACTCTACTGTTTCGATTTATGGTGAAAGTGGAACCGGGAAGGAGTTGGTTGCCAAGGCTATTCATTTCAATAGTCTTCGAAAGAGTGGACCGTTGGTTACGATAAATTGCGCAGCCCTGCCGGAAAATCTGTTAGAGAGTGAATTGTTTGGTTATGAAAAAGGGGCTTTTACTGGTGCTGAAAAGAGCAAAAAAGGTCGATTTGAATTAGCTAATGGGGGGACTCTTTTTCTAGATGAAATTTCTGAGATGAATCCTGTTATCCAGGCAAAGGTATTGAGGGTCGTTGAAGAAAGGGAGCTGGAAAGGCTCGGGGGTTCAGAAACAGTGAAGGTAGATGTGAGAATTATCTGTGCAAGCAATAAAGACCTTGGACAGCTTGTAAAAGAAGGGGACTTCAGAGAGGACCTCTTTTACCGAATCAACGTATTTCCAATCCAAATACCACCTCTTCGTGAAAGATCAGAGGATATTATTTCTCTGGTAAATACCTTCATCGAGCGCTACTCAGTCAAAATGGGTAAATGCCTCATGAAAATCTCAAGGAATGCTGAAAAGCTGCTCATCTCAAATGTCTGGGAAGGTAACATTAGGGAGTTAAAGAATTGTATAGAGAGGGCGGTGATTTTGTGTAAGGGGGATACGATACATGAAGAGCATCTGCCTTTAAACCTTACGAAGCAGGGTAATTCGAATGGTAAGTGTGGTGATAAGGGAAAAAAGGAGGTTTCGATTGATTTTGAAATACCTCCGGAGGGTATTTGCCTTGAAGAAGTTGAGAAAACGATTGTATTACAGGCCCTGAAAAAAAGTAATAATAATAAAACAAAAGCTGCGAAAATGCTGGGTTTGACACGTGGGACACTGAGGTATCGGTTGGAAAAATATGGTAGCAATTAA
- a CDS encoding cytochrome c family protein, whose product MLSRSLRAFLIVFAVVVVSSVFVFQGSQSFGADKQKYKYMSNSGCKCHLSKGCFEGEEYKARLHSKTFNKRLVTDEEKTNPECLRCHATAYGMKIKKGKSKYGDFLENVTCEACHGPGEAYVDVKKNYNKKGKDAFKNLLKEDPMMARKVQFDAGLIVAGINKYDTIREQCLECHWEDANDKNKCPKAGNDKETGKPIVMDFKKYFKLDDHRDHDPIDDVLPTVDKNKWKGYIEKDPLFQTKPSNAKH is encoded by the coding sequence ATGTTGAGTCGCAGCTTGAGAGCGTTTTTGATAGTTTTTGCTGTAGTGGTCGTATCGTCGGTCTTTGTTTTTCAGGGGTCTCAAAGTTTTGGGGCTGATAAGCAGAAATACAAGTATATGAGTAATTCTGGCTGTAAGTGCCATTTGTCGAAGGGGTGTTTTGAGGGTGAAGAGTATAAGGCGAGATTGCATTCGAAAACATTTAATAAGAGGTTGGTGACCGATGAAGAGAAGACAAATCCAGAGTGTTTGAGGTGTCATGCAACGGCGTATGGTATGAAGATTAAAAAAGGGAAATCCAAATATGGTGATTTTCTGGAGAATGTTACCTGTGAAGCGTGTCACGGTCCAGGGGAAGCATATGTTGATGTAAAAAAGAATTACAACAAAAAGGGAAAAGATGCTTTTAAGAATCTTCTGAAAGAAGACCCGATGATGGCGAGGAAGGTACAGTTTGATGCCGGGCTGATTGTGGCTGGTATTAACAAATATGACACTATTAGAGAGCAGTGTCTGGAGTGTCATTGGGAAGACGCAAATGATAAAAATAAGTGTCCAAAGGCTGGCAATGACAAGGAGACTGGCAAGCCTATAGTCATGGACTTTAAAAAATATTTTAAACTTGACGATCATAGAGACCACGATCCTATCGATGATGTATTGCCGACGGTGGATAAGAATAAGTGGAAAGGGTATATTGAGAAAGATCCACTGTTTCAGACAAAACCAAGTAATGCGAAGCATTGA
- the accC gene encoding acetyl-CoA carboxylase biotin carboxylase subunit has protein sequence MFSRILIANRGEIALRIIRACKELGIETVAICSKADEKALYLKFADAQVCVGPADATESYLNIPSIISAAEITDIEAIHPGYGFLAEDSHFAEVCESSNIVFVGPPSDVMKKMGDKTIAKKIASENKIPIIPGSDSALRNQQHAVEVAHELGYPVLLKASFGGGGRGMRVAHNDISLVNSFAIAQREAEVAFKDSSIYLEKYVEHSRHIEVQIVADKYGNVLHLGERDCTIQRRHQKLLEEAPSPNISNQLREEICKAATRLAKAVKYASVGTVEFLVDRDENYYFIEMNTRLQVEHPVTEMVTGIDLVKEQLRIAYGERLNLRQKKVKREGVSIECRINAEDPDNDFRPSIGRISMCSPPGGLGVRLDSHIYSGYEIPPYYDSLLGKLIVFQKTREEAIACMKRALSEYKIEGVKTTIPLHMKIISDSRFLSGDIDTLFVEKLLNEKE, from the coding sequence ATGTTTTCGCGGATTTTAATTGCAAATAGAGGTGAGATAGCATTGCGCATTATTCGTGCCTGTAAAGAATTGGGTATTGAAACGGTTGCTATATGCTCTAAGGCTGATGAAAAAGCACTCTATTTAAAATTTGCAGATGCTCAGGTTTGTGTTGGCCCTGCTGATGCCACGGAAAGTTATTTGAACATTCCAAGCATTATAAGCGCGGCTGAGATTACGGATATAGAAGCTATCCATCCGGGGTACGGTTTTTTAGCAGAAGATAGCCATTTTGCTGAAGTTTGCGAATCTTCCAATATCGTTTTTGTTGGACCACCTTCGGATGTCATGAAAAAAATGGGTGATAAGACTATAGCGAAGAAGATAGCAAGTGAGAATAAGATTCCCATTATCCCTGGTAGCGATTCGGCATTAAGGAATCAGCAGCACGCGGTGGAAGTTGCACATGAGTTGGGCTATCCCGTTTTATTAAAGGCCTCTTTCGGGGGAGGTGGAAGGGGGATGAGGGTTGCTCATAATGATATCAGTTTGGTTAATTCGTTTGCGATTGCACAACGTGAGGCAGAGGTTGCATTTAAGGACTCTTCGATCTATTTGGAAAAATATGTGGAGCATTCGCGGCATATTGAAGTACAGATCGTCGCAGACAAATATGGAAATGTTCTGCATCTGGGAGAGCGGGACTGTACCATCCAGAGGAGGCATCAGAAACTCCTGGAAGAGGCTCCGTCACCGAATATTTCAAATCAATTACGTGAAGAAATCTGTAAAGCGGCAACACGACTGGCAAAAGCGGTTAAATATGCAAGTGTCGGAACTGTTGAATTTCTGGTAGATAGGGATGAGAACTACTACTTTATTGAAATGAACACACGGCTTCAGGTTGAGCATCCGGTAACAGAGATGGTGACAGGTATTGACCTTGTAAAGGAGCAGTTGAGGATTGCATATGGGGAGAGGCTTAATCTGCGACAGAAAAAAGTGAAAAGAGAGGGTGTTTCAATTGAGTGCAGAATTAATGCGGAAGATCCTGATAACGATTTTCGTCCATCAATTGGGAGGATTTCAATGTGCTCCCCTCCGGGTGGTTTGGGTGTACGGTTGGATTCTCATATTTATTCAGGTTATGAGATTCCTCCGTACTACGACTCGCTTTTAGGTAAATTGATTGTCTTTCAAAAAACGAGAGAAGAGGCAATTGCCTGCATGAAAAGGGCGTTAAGTGAATATAAGATTGAGGGGGTAAAGACGACAATACCTCTTCATATGAAAATTATATCCGATTCACGGTTTTTAAGTGGTGATATTGACACACTTTTTGTTGAAAAACTCTTAAATGAGAAGGAGTGA
- the accB gene encoding acetyl-CoA carboxylase biotin carboxyl carrier protein yields MDLIEKVENLISLMNENNLAEIEIEEEATKIRLKKSDINSTPANVHMSTALHVPLQEGTTKYLPAKKSDSFSEIVAPMVGTYYSSAPGAEPYVGVGDMVDGETVVCIIEAMKIMNEIKAEAKGKVIETLVENGDAVEFGQPLFIIDLHADG; encoded by the coding sequence ATGGACCTCATAGAAAAAGTAGAAAATCTAATATCTTTGATGAACGAGAACAATCTTGCTGAGATTGAGATAGAGGAAGAAGCCACGAAGATCCGTCTTAAAAAAAGTGATATAAACTCCACGCCTGCTAACGTTCATATGTCTACTGCTCTTCATGTTCCACTGCAGGAGGGGACTACAAAATATCTTCCTGCGAAAAAAAGTGACAGTTTTTCAGAAATTGTTGCTCCCATGGTAGGTACCTATTACAGTAGCGCTCCGGGGGCGGAACCGTATGTAGGAGTAGGGGATATGGTTGATGGTGAAACTGTTGTTTGCATTATTGAAGCGATGAAGATTATGAATGAGATTAAGGCTGAGGCTAAGGGAAAAGTTATCGAGACTCTGGTTGAAAATGGAGATGCTGTTGAGTTCGGGCAACCGCTTTTTATTATTGATTTGCATGCGGATGGTTGA
- a CDS encoding TIGR00725 family protein — MTRKICISVIGSGSHEGDLDEEVLGIAKEVGREIALRGAVLVCGGLGGVMLAAAKGAKDGGGITVGLVPGENPDSANPYIDISLPTGLGHARNVLVAYSGDAVIAISGSLGTLSEISFALMKEKPIIGIGTWDLNELAHQRYSDKISSGQQYQCPKDYGKSVIQCTNAKEAVSKAFMLIRDKSLLFNSES; from the coding sequence ATGACCAGAAAAATCTGTATATCGGTCATTGGTAGTGGCAGCCATGAGGGGGATTTGGATGAAGAGGTGCTGGGAATTGCAAAAGAGGTGGGGAGGGAAATTGCACTGCGAGGCGCTGTGTTGGTATGTGGCGGATTGGGCGGTGTTATGCTGGCAGCAGCAAAAGGTGCCAAAGATGGGGGTGGCATAACGGTTGGTTTGGTGCCGGGAGAAAATCCTGATAGCGCAAATCCTTATATAGATATTTCCTTGCCAACAGGGCTGGGGCATGCAAGAAATGTTTTAGTTGCTTATTCCGGAGATGCCGTAATCGCTATAAGCGGAAGTCTGGGTACGCTTTCTGAAATTAGTTTTGCACTCATGAAAGAGAAACCCATAATTGGTATTGGTACCTGGGATTTAAATGAGTTGGCACATCAGCGATATTCTGACAAGATTTCTTCAGGGCAACAGTACCAGTGTCCAAAGGACTATGGTAAGAGTGTGATACAATGTACAAATGCTAAAGAGGCAGTCAGCAAAGCGTTTATGCTGATTCGTGACAAGTCTCTACTTTTCAATTCTGAGTCGTAA
- a CDS encoding aldehyde dehydrogenase family protein — protein MIKKKEREIKSKKLLIGGKWVDSVSGKLFRTINPATEEEITTVAEGDKEDIDLAVAAARKAFENGPWRKIDARDRGLMLLKIMELVEKNRDELAWLDTLDNGKPISETTNVDLPLAIDCLLYYAGWADKIHGETIPVRGEFFNYTIREPVGVVGQIIPWNFPLLMAVWKIAPAIACGNTIVLKPAEQTPLSALKLGEICQEAGLPDGVLNIVPGYGPTAGAALAEHMDVDKVAFTGEHTTGRLVMKAAAGNLKRISLELGGKSPNIVFADSDIDSAVNGAMTGIFFNQGEVCCAGSRLFLEKKIHDEFLEKLTDRANRLCVGDPEDPDTQMGAQVSKEQFEKILHYIESGKKEGAKVVAGGERCGKTGYFVKPTIFDEVDNTMKIAKEEIFGPVVSAITFDDMDEVVQQGNASPYGLAAAVWTRDISKAHRLARELKAGTIWVNTYNMFDAASPFGGYKQSGFGRELGMHSLELYTQVKSVWINLGT, from the coding sequence ATGATTAAAAAAAAGGAAAGAGAGATAAAATCGAAAAAGTTGCTGATAGGCGGAAAATGGGTTGATTCTGTTTCAGGAAAACTTTTTCGTACCATAAATCCAGCAACTGAAGAGGAGATTACGACGGTAGCGGAGGGAGATAAGGAGGATATAGACCTTGCCGTGGCAGCTGCTCGCAAAGCATTTGAAAATGGGCCATGGCGAAAGATTGATGCTCGGGACAGGGGCTTGATGTTATTGAAGATAATGGAACTGGTTGAGAAAAACAGAGATGAGCTCGCCTGGTTAGACACCTTGGATAATGGGAAGCCGATAAGTGAAACAACAAACGTAGATCTTCCACTCGCAATTGACTGCTTGCTCTATTATGCAGGGTGGGCAGACAAGATTCATGGTGAAACTATTCCCGTAAGAGGAGAGTTTTTTAACTATACTATCAGGGAGCCGGTGGGGGTTGTTGGGCAGATAATACCATGGAATTTTCCGTTATTAATGGCGGTATGGAAGATTGCACCTGCAATAGCCTGTGGTAATACGATTGTCCTGAAACCTGCGGAACAGACACCATTGTCGGCATTAAAGCTTGGTGAAATTTGCCAGGAAGCGGGTTTGCCGGATGGGGTGCTGAATATTGTCCCTGGTTACGGTCCGACAGCAGGGGCGGCACTCGCTGAACATATGGATGTTGACAAGGTTGCCTTTACGGGGGAACATACAACAGGGCGTCTTGTCATGAAGGCTGCAGCGGGTAATTTAAAACGTATATCGTTGGAGCTGGGAGGGAAATCTCCTAATATCGTGTTTGCAGATTCTGATATTGACAGCGCAGTGAATGGTGCTATGACTGGTATCTTTTTTAATCAGGGGGAGGTGTGTTGCGCCGGTTCTCGCTTGTTCCTTGAGAAGAAGATTCATGACGAATTTTTGGAAAAGTTGACTGACAGGGCTAACCGTTTATGTGTTGGAGATCCGGAAGACCCTGATACTCAAATGGGTGCACAGGTATCAAAAGAGCAATTTGAGAAGATCTTACACTATATTGAAAGTGGGAAAAAAGAGGGCGCGAAGGTTGTAGCAGGTGGCGAAAGGTGTGGTAAGACAGGGTATTTCGTTAAGCCTACAATATTTGATGAGGTAGATAACACCATGAAGATTGCAAAAGAAGAGATCTTTGGTCCCGTTGTGTCTGCTATAACCTTTGATGATATGGATGAGGTGGTACAGCAGGGCAATGCATCTCCTTATGGTTTGGCTGCAGCAGTATGGACTCGAGATATAAGCAAAGCTCACAGACTTGCAAGAGAGTTAAAGGCCGGTACCATATGGGTGAATACGTATAATATGTTTGATGCTGCTTCACCCTTTGGTGGATACAAGCAGAGTGGTTTTGGTAGAGAATTGGGGATGCATTCGCTCGAGTTGTATACACAGGTGAAAAGTGTCTGGATAAATCTTGGCACATAA